The bacterium genome contains the following window.
ATGATCGTGAACGCCGGCCTCGTCCGCATCGTCTACGACGAGCCGTACCCCGACCCGGTGGCGGAACGCCTCTTGACCGACGCGTCGATCGCCTTCAGCCGGTTTGCGCCCGTGCCGGCGGACTCGCCGCCGGCAACGATGTCATCAAAGGCGGCCGCCGCCGGATCGTAGCGTCGTACTGCGCACGTGTCTAGGTTCAGATAGATCCGACTACACTTGACACTCGGTGCAACGGCGGCATCGGGGCCGCTTCCGGCCGTTGGGCGGTGGCTATACTGGCACCACCATGGCCATCCTCAAGCCGTTCCTACGCCGGCGCGTCCGGGTGGCGCCGTCGCTATCCCACGAGGCCCGGCAGCGTCTGCGGTGGATGGAGTTTTATGTGGCGCACGGGCGCGCGGTGCGGTTGACATGCCGGCACTTCGGCATCAGCTCGGCCACGTTCTACCGGTGGTGGCGGCGCTACGATCCGCGGCGGCTGGCGAGCCTCGAAGATGACCGCGGGACCCGGCGGCCGACGCGCGTCCGGCAGCCGATGACGCCGCCCGAGGTGGTCCGGCTGATCCGCACGCTGCGGGAGCGGTATCCCCGGTGGGGGAAGGCCAAGCTGGCCGTGTTGCTGCGGCGCGAAGGGTGTACGGTCTCCGCCTCCACGATCGGCCGGACGCTCACCCGGCTGCGGGCGCTGGGCCAACTCGAGGAGCCGGCCGTGGTGCGGGCGGCGCAGCAGCGGCGGCGGCGACGCCGCGCGCGGCCGTATGCTCAGCGGTTTCCGTGGGGGTACGTGCCGCGCCAGCCGGGGGATCTGGTGGAGATCGACACGACGCCGGTGACGGTGAGTCCCAAGGTGCGGCGGATCCACTTCACGGCGCGCGACGTGGTGAGCCGCAAGGACGTGCTGGCGGTGGCGGCGCGGCCGACGAGTGCGGCGGCGAGCCGGGTCCTGCGGGAGGCCTGTGCGCGGTTTGGCTTTCCGGTCCGGGCCATCCAGATTGACGGCGGCTCGGAGTTTCGGGCGACCTTTGAAGCCGCGTGCGCGGAGCTGCGGATCAAACTCTTTGTGCTGCCGCCCAAATCCCCCCGCCTCAATGGGCACGTGGAGCGGGCGCACCGGACCCATCAG
Protein-coding sequences here:
- a CDS encoding integrase core domain-containing protein, translating into MAILKPFLRRRVRVAPSLSHEARQRLRWMEFYVAHGRAVRLTCRHFGISSATFYRWWRRYDPRRLASLEDDRGTRRPTRVRQPMTPPEVVRLIRTLRERYPRWGKAKLAVLLRREGCTVSASTIGRTLTRLRALGQLEEPAVVRAAQQRRRRRRARPYAQRFPWGYVPRQPGDLVEIDTTPVTVSPKVRRIHFTARDVVSRKDVLAVAARPTSAAASRVLREACARFGFPVRAIQIDGGSEFRATFEAACAELRIKLFVLPPKSPRLNGHVERAHRTHQEEFYDLVEIPEPLAEHQALLRRWEETYNNVRPHQALGYLTPNEYLAQWQAAQR